In Janibacter cremeus, a genomic segment contains:
- a CDS encoding MFS transporter, translating into MTGAQQLHNIGRRRAYVIWATALAVYVLAVFHRTSLGVAGLLAAERFDISGSQLATFTVLQLAVYAGMQIPVGVLLDRFGSKALIISGLVAMTAGQLWFATADSFAMGLGARALIGAGDAMVFTSVLRLIALWFLVRQAPVITQLTGMVGQMGAVAAAIPLSAALHAWGWTMTYATAGFLGVVGILGIFLVAKDSPYERGAVEKIKIRALRDSLGQVWRDPGTRLGFSVHFTTQFAPTVFALLWGFPFLVAGQGLTPGQASALLTWMTFVALFAGPTIGRWTGRHPYYRSLMALVLVGAISLVWAIVLALPTQSPLWLLIVLVSVTAVGGPGSLIAFDLARSFHRSERYGRASGMVNMGGFVASLTTMALVGIILDQIAPGGPQTYTLDNFRIAMSSQFLLWGFGAWMIWRYHQRSLDLVAESPGAMDALRRGYTLLPGISRDPDEG; encoded by the coding sequence GTGACCGGGGCACAACAGCTGCACAACATAGGGCGGCGTCGTGCCTACGTCATCTGGGCGACTGCGCTCGCCGTCTACGTGCTCGCGGTCTTCCACCGCACCTCCCTTGGGGTCGCCGGGCTCCTCGCGGCCGAGCGCTTCGACATCAGCGGCAGCCAGCTGGCGACCTTCACCGTGCTCCAACTCGCGGTGTACGCGGGGATGCAGATCCCGGTCGGTGTGCTGCTCGACCGCTTCGGGTCCAAGGCGCTGATCATCAGCGGGCTCGTGGCGATGACCGCGGGACAGCTGTGGTTCGCCACGGCGGACAGCTTCGCGATGGGCCTGGGTGCTCGAGCCCTGATCGGTGCCGGCGACGCGATGGTCTTCACCTCCGTGTTGCGCCTGATCGCCTTGTGGTTCCTCGTGCGCCAAGCGCCGGTCATCACCCAGCTCACCGGGATGGTCGGGCAGATGGGTGCCGTCGCCGCGGCCATCCCGCTCAGCGCCGCCCTGCACGCCTGGGGCTGGACGATGACCTACGCGACGGCCGGCTTCCTCGGCGTCGTGGGCATCCTCGGGATCTTCCTCGTCGCCAAGGACTCGCCCTACGAGCGCGGCGCCGTCGAGAAGATCAAGATCCGCGCCCTGCGCGACAGTCTCGGTCAGGTGTGGCGTGATCCGGGAACCCGACTCGGGTTCTCCGTGCACTTCACCACGCAGTTCGCCCCGACCGTCTTCGCGCTGCTCTGGGGGTTCCCTTTCCTCGTCGCGGGGCAGGGTCTGACGCCGGGGCAGGCCTCGGCGCTGCTGACGTGGATGACCTTCGTTGCGCTCTTCGCCGGGCCGACGATCGGCCGCTGGACCGGCCGTCACCCCTACTACCGCTCGCTGATGGCCCTGGTGCTCGTCGGTGCCATCTCGCTGGTCTGGGCGATCGTGCTCGCGTTGCCGACCCAGTCGCCGCTGTGGCTGCTGATCGTCCTCGTCTCGGTCACCGCGGTCGGTGGTCCGGGGTCTTTGATCGCCTTCGACTTGGCCCGTAGCTTCCACCGCAGCGAGCGCTACGGGCGGGCGTCCGGGATGGTCAACATGGGCGGCTTCGTCGCGTCGTTGACGACGATGGCCCTCGTGGGGATCATCCTCGACCAGATCGCGCCGGGCGGACCGCAGACCTACACGCTGGACAACTTCCGGATCGCGATGAGCTCGCAGTTCCTGCTGTGGGGTTTCGGCGCGTGGATGATCTGGCGCTACCACCAACGCTCACTAGACCTCGTAGCCGAGT